A genomic window from Candidatus Methylacidiphilum fumarolicum includes:
- a CDS encoding zinc ribbon domain-containing protein, with translation MTIDPPITIRFSKPLSIKLFKHWIKEIFENRPNSFNLWGHPIWLGPTKVHVYNIDCYYWKTFFLDITHNGIIAIMPNDRYMDIAYVGDKFVCRHCGYVSDADRVGAYNLKKRVKDPEISLWTPRDRVKAILSLRFSFRN, from the coding sequence ATGACAATAGATCCTCCAATTACTATTAGGTTTAGTAAACCTTTATCGATTAAGCTTTTTAAACATTGGATAAAAGAGATATTTGAAAATAGACCTAACAGCTTTAATCTCTGGGGGCATCCTATATGGCTTGGTCCCACAAAGGTACATGTCTACAACATTGATTGCTACTATTGGAAAACGTTCTTTTTAGATATAACCCACAACGGTATCATAGCAATAATGCCTAATGATAGGTATATGGACATTGCTTACGTTGGGGATAAGTTTGTATGCCGGCATTGCGGATATGTGAGCGATGCGGACAGGGTGGGCGCATACAACCTTAAGAAAAGGGTCAAAGATCCGGAGATAAGCCTGTGGACGCCGCGGGACCGGGTGAAGGCGATCCTTTCCTTGAGGTTTTCCTTCAGGAACTGA